In Gossypium arboreum isolate Shixiya-1 chromosome 5, ASM2569848v2, whole genome shotgun sequence, a single genomic region encodes these proteins:
- the LOC108452322 gene encoding uncharacterized protein LOC108452322, translating to MATLTQCTLWNGTESSANLEFSIYEGAKEDITMTTLSSFEQSINSMAGGLVYNIGTKIKWIVAWTNDGKVCTTIKKCDESVTWSKIITQLQPHDSTHAFQGYTSKVNVEMNTNGSLTLEAKLLV from the exons ATGGCTACTCTGACCCAATGCACGCTTTGGAATGGAACAGAGAGCTCTGCGAACTTGGAATTCTCGATCTACGAAGGTGCTAAGGAAGACATTACAATGACCACACTCAGTTCATTTGAGCAGTCCATCAATTCCATGGCCGGAGGTTTGGTTTATAATATCGGAACTAAGATTAAGTGGATTGTTGCTTGGACCAATGATGGAAAG GTGTGTACTACTATCAAGAAATGTGACGAGTCGGTTACCTGGTCTAAAATCATAACCCAACTTCAGCCCCACGATAGCACCCACGCTTTTCAGGGATACACATCAAAGGTTAATGTTGAGATGAATACTAATGGTTCATTAACCTTGGAGGCCAAACTCCTTGTCTAA